A portion of the Hoylesella buccalis ATCC 35310 genome contains these proteins:
- a CDS encoding CCA tRNA nucleotidyltransferase, translating to MRNLSNADLAHLLDQPIFHHLSAVADDLQLECYVVGGYVRDLFLERPSNDIDVVVVGSGIKVAEALKQRLGKQAHLSVFRNFGTAQVKYRGVEVEFVGARKESYSHDSRKPVVEDGTLEDDQNRRDFTINAMAVCLNEARFGELVDPFDGLLDLEDGIIRTPLDPDITFSDDPLRMMRCVRFATQLKFFIEDETFEALQRNRERIKIVSGERIADELNKIMMTDHPSRGFVELHRCGLLELILPEFTLMDIVETRNGRAHKNNFYHTLEVVDNICQHTDNLWLRWAALFHDIGKPRSKRWDVQAGWTFHNHNYIGSKMIPGIFRRLKFPMDSKMKYVQKMVDMHMRPIAIADEEVTDSAVRRLMNDAGDDIDGLMTLCEADITSKNAQRKQRFLDNFRMVREKLDDLKERDYKRLLQPCIDGNEIMEMFHLQPSREVGTLKQTLKDAVLDNKVPNEREPLMALLIEKAKKMGLDVPQK from the coding sequence ATGCGTAATCTCTCCAATGCCGACTTGGCTCATCTCCTTGATCAACCTATCTTTCATCACCTATCCGCTGTGGCCGATGACTTGCAGCTGGAATGCTATGTAGTGGGTGGCTATGTTCGCGACCTTTTTCTCGAACGACCGTCCAACGACATCGACGTGGTGGTGGTGGGCAGCGGCATCAAAGTAGCCGAGGCCTTGAAGCAGCGGCTGGGCAAACAAGCCCATCTGTCGGTATTTCGCAATTTTGGAACGGCGCAAGTGAAGTATCGGGGGGTGGAGGTGGAGTTCGTGGGTGCCCGAAAAGAGAGCTACAGCCACGATTCACGCAAGCCCGTGGTGGAGGATGGCACCTTGGAGGACGACCAAAACCGACGTGATTTCACCATCAACGCCATGGCTGTCTGCCTCAACGAGGCGCGGTTTGGCGAACTGGTTGATCCCTTTGACGGTCTTTTAGACTTGGAAGATGGCATCATTCGCACGCCGCTCGACCCCGATATCACTTTCTCTGACGATCCATTGCGCATGATGCGCTGCGTGCGTTTCGCCACACAATTGAAATTTTTCATCGAGGACGAAACCTTTGAGGCATTGCAGCGCAACAGAGAACGCATCAAGATTGTGAGTGGCGAACGTATCGCCGACGAGCTGAACAAAATCATGATGACCGACCACCCCAGTCGGGGATTCGTAGAACTGCATCGCTGTGGATTGCTCGAACTTATCTTGCCTGAGTTCACCCTCATGGACATCGTGGAAACAAGGAACGGCCGAGCGCATAAAAACAATTTCTATCATACCTTGGAGGTGGTTGATAACATTTGCCAACATACCGACAACTTGTGGCTTCGGTGGGCCGCTTTGTTCCATGACATCGGGAAACCACGCAGCAAAAGGTGGGACGTACAGGCCGGATGGACGTTCCATAACCATAATTACATTGGATCCAAGATGATTCCAGGCATCTTCAGACGGCTCAAATTCCCCATGGACAGCAAGATGAAGTATGTGCAAAAGATGGTTGATATGCACATGCGTCCCATCGCCATTGCCGATGAAGAGGTGACCGATAGTGCCGTTCGTCGTTTGATGAACGATGCCGGTGACGACATCGACGGCCTCATGACGCTGTGCGAAGCCGATATTACCAGTAAGAACGCACAGCGCAAACAACGGTTCTTGGACAACTTTCGCATGGTACGCGAGAAGCTGGATGACCTGAAAGAACGCGACTATAAGCGGCTGTTGCAGCCTTGCATCGACGGAAACGAGATTATGGAGATGTTCCACTTGCAGCCATCGCGCGAGGTGGGGACACTGAAGCAGACCTTGAAAGATGCGGTGCTTGATAACAAGGTGCCGAACGAACGCGAACCGTTGATGGCTCTTTTGATTGAAAAAGCCAAAAAAATGGGGTTGGACGTACCTCAAAAATAG
- a CDS encoding DUF1599 domain-containing protein, with protein MNNTKTEEQFKKVLTECRTLFEKKLHDYSASWRILRPSSLTDQLFIKAKRIRSLEIKKEAMIDEGIRPEFMALINYGIVGLIQLEKGFVDEIDINTEQAMALYDRHANEALTLMVKKNHDYDEAWRSMRVSSYTDFILTKIQRIKELEDIHGQALVSEGIDSNLMDIINYAVFGVIRLSE; from the coding sequence ATGAACAATACGAAGACAGAAGAACAGTTCAAGAAGGTGCTGACCGAATGTCGCACGCTCTTTGAGAAGAAACTTCACGATTACAGTGCGTCGTGGCGCATTTTGCGTCCGTCGTCATTGACAGACCAGCTGTTCATCAAAGCCAAGCGCATACGCTCGTTGGAAATCAAGAAAGAAGCCATGATAGACGAAGGCATCCGCCCGGAATTCATGGCCTTGATTAACTATGGCATCGTGGGATTGATTCAACTAGAGAAGGGGTTCGTTGACGAAATAGACATCAACACCGAGCAGGCCATGGCGCTGTACGACCGACATGCGAACGAAGCACTCACACTGATGGTGAAAAAAAACCACGACTACGATGAGGCTTGGCGCTCGATGCGCGTGAGCAGCTACACTGACTTTATCTTGACAAAGATACAAAGAATCAAAGAACTGGAAGACATCCATGGACAGGCACTCGTTTCTGAGGGTATCGACTCCAATTTGATGGACATCATCAACTACGCTGTCTTCGGTGTTATCAGGCTCAGTGAATAA
- a CDS encoding SPOR domain-containing protein → MKKFVTLFIIIICSVTFADAQTFLDHLQKKEPGKASVKVSQSKDIDELVNGKAKTATTQTGRTDNKAQDVKNVAATKNQNTPAVTTNPAEKNGQKPKEGAETKHDSTARHEDKRLQNEETSTNEMEIPTVDLRKKVMRKGYKINGYRVQVYAGGNSRADRQRAEAARDIIKQTFPNEPVYVHFYSPRWICRVGNYRSYEEAAHILKQVKGLGYKQASIVRGKITVQY, encoded by the coding sequence ATGAAGAAATTCGTCACTTTATTCATCATCATCATTTGTTCAGTAACATTTGCTGATGCACAGACTTTCCTTGATCATCTTCAGAAGAAGGAGCCAGGAAAAGCATCTGTCAAAGTTAGCCAGAGTAAGGATATCGACGAATTGGTTAACGGAAAAGCGAAAACCGCTACAACACAGACTGGTAGGACTGATAACAAAGCGCAAGACGTAAAAAATGTCGCAGCAACAAAGAATCAAAACACACCTGCAGTCACAACAAACCCGGCGGAGAAGAATGGTCAGAAACCTAAAGAGGGAGCTGAAACGAAACATGATTCCACGGCTAGACATGAAGATAAACGACTGCAAAACGAAGAAACTTCGACCAATGAGATGGAGATTCCCACCGTCGACTTGCGCAAAAAAGTGATGCGGAAGGGGTATAAGATCAATGGATACCGTGTGCAAGTCTATGCTGGAGGCAACTCACGAGCCGACAGACAACGAGCAGAAGCCGCCAGAGACATCATCAAACAGACGTTTCCTAATGAGCCGGTTTACGTTCATTTCTATTCTCCCAGATGGATTTGTCGCGTAGGTAATTATCGAAGTTATGAAGAAGCGGCTCACATTCTCAAGCAAGTGAAAGGTCTTGGGTATAAACAAGCCAGCATTGTACGCGGCAAAATTACTGTACAATATTAA
- the folE gene encoding GTP cyclohydrolase I FolE, translated as MNSDTEFREGLDELASHYEKILSLLGEDPQREGLQKTPMRVAKAMQVLTRGYAQDPKQVLLDALFDEKYNQMVIVKDIDFFSMCEHHMLPFYGKVHVAYIPNGHITGLSKIARVVDIYSHRLQVQERLTQQIGDCIQSALKPLGVMVVIEAKHMCMQMRGVEKQNSITTTSAFSGAFNQAKTREEFMNLLRGESKRI; from the coding sequence ATGAATTCAGATACTGAATTTCGTGAAGGCCTGGACGAACTGGCCTCACATTACGAAAAAATATTATCACTTCTCGGCGAAGACCCACAGCGCGAAGGCCTGCAGAAGACACCCATGCGTGTGGCAAAAGCCATGCAAGTGCTGACAAGAGGATACGCACAAGACCCCAAACAAGTGCTTCTCGATGCGCTGTTTGATGAGAAATACAATCAAATGGTCATCGTCAAAGACATTGATTTCTTCTCCATGTGCGAGCACCACATGCTGCCTTTCTATGGAAAAGTGCATGTAGCCTACATCCCCAACGGCCACATCACCGGATTAAGCAAAATAGCTCGCGTGGTAGACATATACAGTCACCGTCTGCAAGTGCAAGAACGTCTGACGCAACAAATCGGAGATTGCATCCAAAGTGCACTCAAACCTCTTGGAGTGATGGTAGTGATTGAGGCTAAACACATGTGCATGCAGATGCGCGGAGTGGAGAAACAAAACTCCATCACCACTACCAGTGCATTCAGTGGTGCCTTCAATCAAGCCAAAACCCGTGAGGAGTTCATGAATCTTCTGCGTGGGGAATCAAAGAGAATATAA
- the xth gene encoding exodeoxyribonuclease III, with product MKFISWNVNGLRACVKKDFEASFHHLDADFFCLQETKMQAGQLDLQFEGYQSYWNYADKKGYSGTAIYTKHEPLNVTYGLGIDEHDHEGRVITLEMEDFFLITVYVPNSQDELRRLDYRMQWEDDFRAYVMQLDAIKPVIICGDLNVAHEEIDLKNPKTNRRNAGFTDEEREKMTILLNNGFIDTFRYLYPEQVTYSWWSYRFRAREKNAGWRIDYFLISEQLKERLVDAKIHTEILGSDHCPVELELL from the coding sequence ATGAAGTTTATCTCATGGAACGTTAACGGGCTGAGGGCCTGTGTGAAGAAGGATTTTGAAGCATCATTCCATCATTTGGACGCTGACTTTTTTTGCCTGCAAGAAACCAAAATGCAGGCAGGTCAATTGGACTTACAGTTTGAAGGCTATCAATCGTATTGGAACTATGCCGACAAGAAAGGCTATTCGGGTACCGCCATCTACACCAAACACGAACCACTGAACGTGACGTATGGCTTGGGAATAGACGAACACGACCACGAAGGACGAGTGATAACCTTGGAGATGGAGGACTTTTTCCTCATCACCGTCTATGTTCCCAACTCGCAAGATGAGCTTCGCCGACTTGACTATCGTATGCAATGGGAAGACGATTTCCGAGCTTACGTTATGCAATTGGATGCCATCAAACCAGTGATTATCTGCGGAGACCTGAACGTTGCCCATGAAGAAATTGACCTGAAGAACCCCAAGACCAATCGCCGCAATGCCGGTTTTACAGACGAAGAGCGTGAAAAGATGACCATTTTGCTTAACAATGGCTTTATAGATACCTTTCGTTATCTTTATCCTGAGCAAGTAACATACTCGTGGTGGTCGTACAGATTTCGTGCAAGAGAAAAGAATGCCGGCTGGCGTATTGACTATTTTCTCATTTCAGAACAACTCAAAGAACGACTCGTTGATGCTAAAATACATACAGAGATTTTAGGAAGCGACCACTGTCCCGTGGAATTGGAGCTACTATAA
- a CDS encoding glycoside hydrolase family 25 protein: protein MTNQRSHSYRHHHHRHHHHGSRWKRRLKAMAIVVSVLFFVFCSVVIFFPEQYRSFLSGLQTTAWQSGLLPHPRSKYHYDGIDVSHHQGPIDWPLVASDTCIQFVYIKATEGSTHVDTLYQYNIREAKRAGLLVGSYHFLTSSSSMRSQFNNFITQVDSTSQHLLPMVDVEWSGVKGWNKRQIQDSLAVFVGLVKQHYGSSPLLYADSRFYNAHLSSRFDKLPLFIAHYSDEAPVVNGAHRHYIWQRDQHGWVSGINREVDLDAFASGTTITDILLPLKSNE from the coding sequence ATGACCAACCAACGTTCACATTCCTATCGGCACCACCATCATCGCCATCACCACCACGGTTCAAGGTGGAAGAGAAGGCTGAAGGCCATGGCTATTGTGGTGTCTGTTTTGTTTTTTGTGTTCTGTTCGGTGGTTATCTTTTTCCCAGAGCAGTACAGAAGTTTTCTTTCAGGTTTGCAAACTACGGCTTGGCAAAGCGGTTTGCTGCCTCATCCCCGGAGCAAATATCATTATGATGGTATCGATGTTTCGCATCATCAAGGACCTATCGATTGGCCTTTGGTGGCCAGCGACACATGCATTCAGTTTGTATATATCAAAGCTACCGAGGGCAGTACGCACGTCGATACGCTTTATCAGTACAATATACGAGAGGCCAAGCGTGCGGGATTGTTGGTTGGGTCGTATCATTTTTTGACCTCTTCTAGTTCTATGCGTTCACAATTCAACAACTTTATCACCCAAGTTGACAGTACATCTCAGCATCTTTTGCCGATGGTTGATGTGGAATGGTCGGGGGTAAAAGGGTGGAATAAGCGCCAAATACAGGATAGTTTGGCTGTTTTTGTAGGGTTGGTGAAGCAACATTACGGTTCGTCTCCGCTACTTTATGCCGATAGTCGCTTCTATAATGCCCATCTTTCGTCCCGTTTTGATAAGCTACCCCTATTCATTGCTCATTATAGTGATGAGGCTCCCGTGGTGAATGGCGCTCATCGGCACTATATATGGCAACGCGATCAGCATGGATGGGTGAGTGGTATCAATCGTGAAGTGGATTTGGATGCGTTTGCATCCGGCACGACAATCACTGATATCCTGCTTCCATTAAAATCGAATGAATAA
- a CDS encoding DUF4251 domain-containing protein codes for MRNEFLLCSVFALLVGCSSSRLTSQQKDVKLAWTAQKVHEAIENKKMAVDINYVIPFRAGLKHLDYGYGIRMSGDTLYSYLPYYGRAYNIPYGGGKALVFDAPIQDYAVSSPKKGLTKMDIYVENDEDRYAYMMEIFDNGQVDLLVRAQKREQILFRGKLVIKDENKQ; via the coding sequence ATGAGAAATGAGTTCCTTTTATGTAGTGTGTTTGCTCTTCTGGTGGGATGCTCATCAAGCCGTTTGACATCACAGCAGAAGGACGTGAAGTTGGCCTGGACGGCGCAAAAGGTTCACGAGGCCATTGAAAATAAAAAGATGGCAGTGGATATTAATTATGTCATTCCTTTCCGTGCGGGATTGAAGCATCTAGACTATGGGTATGGCATCCGCATGTCTGGCGACACGCTTTATTCATATCTTCCCTACTATGGGCGTGCCTACAATATTCCATACGGGGGCGGAAAGGCCTTGGTGTTCGACGCTCCTATTCAAGATTATGCTGTCAGTAGCCCTAAAAAAGGGTTGACAAAAATGGATATTTATGTGGAAAACGATGAAGATCGATACGCCTATATGATGGAAATTTTTGATAACGGACAGGTTGACCTGCTGGTAAGGGCGCAGAAACGAGAGCAAATTTTGTTCAGAGGAAAACTTGTTATCAAGGATGAAAACAAGCAATAG
- a CDS encoding endonuclease, whose translation MLKSSNLRHIFLSTLMLGTATLWAQGPNRTGTYYESTNGKTGAALKTAFFHVISGSIHGSYDGLWAIYRTSDRRADGKLYDIYSNTTNYIIGSSAQGHQYSGEGDGYNREHTVPQSWFFKAKPMKYDAHHILPSDGYVNNRRSNFPYGETKGEKYQSNNGFSKLGTCTLPGYGGTVFEPNDEYKGDLARIYFYMITCYESNVSKWSSGSGGANIFSGNAYKPLVKWQMDMLLRWAKKDPVSDKEINRNEAVAKAQGNRNPFVDYPGLEDYIWGDSVNVAFSYDHYRSGGSVVVPDPTPDPTPQPGVDGVVFNESFASGKGMFTVDNKKLSNGMTYVWFSYAKDNVQCMKASAYVYSANQAAESWLISPVIDLTAYEKAQMSFEQACNFLKSYKNRGGEFLSVMVQEVGQSTWTKLNVEIPGLENWKFVQTNPINLSAYAGKKIQVAFVYKSTTSCAPTWEIRNLKVTGSVPTGISRVITDWNKLDPAAPMFDLFGHRVRRNYRGVVIQHGRKHLKK comes from the coding sequence ATGCTGAAATCATCTAATCTACGACATATCTTCTTGTCAACGCTCATGTTAGGAACTGCCACTTTGTGGGCCCAAGGTCCCAACCGCACGGGAACCTATTACGAAAGTACGAATGGAAAAACGGGTGCAGCGTTGAAGACAGCCTTTTTTCACGTCATTTCCGGTTCCATTCACGGTTCTTACGATGGTCTGTGGGCGATTTACCGTACGTCCGATCGGCGTGCTGACGGCAAACTTTACGACATCTATTCCAACACTACCAATTATATCATTGGCAGTAGTGCGCAAGGACATCAATATTCAGGTGAAGGCGACGGCTACAACCGAGAGCACACGGTGCCTCAGAGTTGGTTCTTTAAAGCCAAGCCGATGAAGTATGACGCTCATCACATCCTGCCCTCAGATGGCTATGTGAACAATCGAAGAAGCAATTTTCCTTATGGCGAAACTAAGGGTGAGAAGTACCAGTCGAACAATGGATTCAGCAAACTTGGAACGTGTACTTTGCCAGGTTACGGTGGAACGGTGTTTGAACCCAACGATGAATACAAGGGCGATTTGGCTCGAATTTATTTCTACATGATTACTTGTTATGAGAGTAATGTGTCAAAATGGTCGAGCGGAAGTGGAGGTGCCAACATCTTTTCGGGAAATGCCTACAAGCCGTTGGTCAAGTGGCAGATGGACATGCTACTGCGTTGGGCGAAGAAAGATCCTGTGAGTGACAAGGAGATCAATCGCAATGAGGCGGTGGCAAAAGCTCAAGGCAACAGAAATCCGTTTGTAGATTATCCGGGGTTGGAGGATTATATTTGGGGCGATTCTGTGAATGTAGCCTTTAGTTATGATCATTACCGCAGCGGAGGTAGCGTCGTGGTGCCTGATCCTACACCCGACCCAACACCCCAACCGGGTGTGGATGGCGTGGTTTTCAATGAGTCGTTTGCATCGGGCAAGGGGATGTTCACTGTCGACAACAAGAAATTGTCAAACGGGATGACTTACGTTTGGTTCAGTTATGCGAAAGACAACGTGCAGTGTATGAAGGCATCTGCCTATGTCTATAGCGCAAACCAGGCTGCTGAAAGTTGGTTGATATCGCCTGTCATCGATTTAACTGCGTATGAAAAAGCACAAATGAGTTTTGAACAGGCTTGCAACTTTTTAAAGAGTTACAAAAATAGGGGAGGAGAATTCTTGTCTGTGATGGTTCAAGAGGTAGGACAATCGACATGGACGAAGTTGAATGTTGAGATTCCTGGACTTGAAAATTGGAAGTTTGTACAGACCAATCCCATCAATTTGAGTGCCTATGCTGGCAAGAAAATACAAGTGGCTTTCGTCTACAAGAGTACCACTTCGTGTGCGCCAACCTGGGAAATCAGAAACTTGAAGGTGACAGGAAGTGTGCCTACGGGCATCTCCCGAGTAATTACCGATTGGAATAAGCTGGACCCAGCGGCACCGATGTTTGATTTGTTTGGGCACCGGGTGCGCAGGAATTACAGAGGAGTGGTGATTCAACATGGCAGAAAACATCTCAAGAAATAA
- a CDS encoding SLC13 family permease, with product MILTLIVLLVTVIMFVVGRLRADIVALCALSVLLLAGILTPEEALSGFSSKVVIMMIGLFVVGGAILQTGLAKAASQRIIRLSKGNDIKLFLLVILTTSFIGAFVSNTGTVALMMPIVVSMAAQSNTSPGKLLMPLAFASSLGGMLTLIGTPPNLVIQEALTDAGFEPLSFFSFFPVGIVCITLGIIVLLPLSRIFLGKEKKEGRRRKSKSKSMDELVSEYQLQSYTEAYRIGSHSPLVGKTVAQLDLRNRHGLSIIEIRKELTNTNRIMRQVKQNVPKPSTVLRVGNLLYLAGDTDKMETFAAENGLAKLDDSSVDFYDIGMAELVLMPNSRINGIRLKDSGIGEQYNINVVGIRRHGDYMLKNLSDQKLLAGDVLLVQGLWSNIDKLDMAESDWVVLGRPIEQASKVTLNYKAPVAALIMLLMVCMMVFDFIPVEPVTAVIVAGLLMVLTGCFRNVEAAYKTIKWESIVLIAAMMPMSIALEKTGVSTLISSSLVNALGNMGPMVLLAGVYYTTTLLTMFISNTATAVLMAPIAMSAASQVGVSPYAFLFAVTLGASMCFASPFSTPPNALVMKAGQYQFMDYIKVGLPLQLLIGLVMTFVLPLLFPF from the coding sequence ATGATTCTTACACTCATTGTACTTCTTGTTACAGTCATCATGTTTGTCGTTGGTCGTCTGCGTGCTGATATTGTAGCCTTGTGCGCCCTGTCAGTGTTGCTTTTAGCTGGTATTCTGACGCCTGAAGAGGCCCTCTCTGGCTTTTCTTCCAAGGTAGTCATCATGATGATTGGCTTGTTTGTGGTGGGCGGTGCCATTCTGCAAACAGGATTGGCCAAGGCAGCCAGCCAGCGCATCATACGCTTATCCAAGGGCAACGACATCAAGCTCTTCCTGCTGGTGATACTCACAACCTCTTTCATCGGCGCCTTTGTCAGCAACACTGGCACGGTGGCACTGATGATGCCCATCGTGGTGAGCATGGCGGCACAGTCGAATACCAGTCCCGGCAAGCTGCTTATGCCACTGGCCTTTGCCAGTAGTCTGGGCGGAATGCTCACACTTATTGGTACGCCGCCTAACCTTGTCATTCAGGAAGCACTCACCGACGCAGGTTTTGAACCATTGTCGTTCTTCTCGTTCTTTCCCGTTGGCATCGTATGTATTACCTTAGGTATCATAGTGCTGTTGCCGCTGAGCCGTATATTCCTTGGCAAGGAAAAGAAAGAAGGTAGGCGCAGGAAGTCCAAGAGCAAGAGCATGGACGAACTGGTGTCCGAATATCAGTTGCAAAGCTATACGGAGGCCTACCGCATTGGCAGTCATTCGCCACTGGTGGGAAAGACGGTAGCCCAGCTCGACCTGCGCAACAGGCATGGCCTGTCGATTATCGAAATCAGGAAAGAACTAACCAATACCAATCGTATTATGCGGCAGGTTAAGCAAAATGTGCCAAAGCCATCTACCGTGCTGCGCGTTGGTAACCTGCTGTACCTTGCAGGTGACACCGACAAGATGGAAACCTTTGCTGCGGAAAATGGGTTGGCTAAGCTCGATGACAGTTCGGTTGACTTCTATGACATTGGTATGGCTGAGCTGGTGTTGATGCCCAATTCGCGCATCAACGGCATACGGCTTAAGGATTCGGGCATTGGCGAACAGTACAACATCAATGTGGTGGGAATCCGCCGCCATGGCGATTATATGCTGAAGAACCTCTCCGATCAGAAGTTATTGGCTGGCGACGTGCTGCTGGTGCAAGGCTTGTGGAGCAACATCGACAAGTTGGACATGGCTGAAAGCGACTGGGTGGTGTTGGGCAGGCCCATTGAACAAGCCAGCAAGGTAACGCTCAACTACAAGGCACCCGTTGCTGCGCTCATCATGTTGCTGATGGTATGCATGATGGTATTCGACTTTATTCCCGTTGAACCGGTTACTGCGGTCATCGTCGCGGGATTGCTTATGGTGCTCACAGGTTGTTTCCGAAATGTCGAGGCGGCCTACAAAACCATCAAGTGGGAGAGCATCGTACTCATCGCTGCCATGATGCCCATGTCCATAGCCTTGGAGAAGACGGGTGTTTCGACTCTTATATCCAGCTCGCTGGTCAATGCCTTGGGTAACATGGGTCCCATGGTGCTGCTGGCAGGGGTTTATTACACTACCACACTCTTAACCATGTTCATCAGCAACACCGCTACGGCCGTGCTCATGGCACCTATCGCCATGTCGGCCGCCTCACAGGTAGGAGTAAGCCCATACGCATTCCTTTTTGCCGTGACGTTGGGTGCCAGCATGTGTTTCGCATCGCCTTTCTCCACACCACCCAATGCGCTGGTGATGAAGGCTGGCCAATACCAGTTCATGGACTATATCAAGGTAGGCTTGCCCCTTCAGTTGCTCATCGGTTTGGTGATGACGTTTGTGCTGCCCTTGCTGTTCCCGTTCTAA